One region of Rana temporaria chromosome 9, aRanTem1.1, whole genome shotgun sequence genomic DNA includes:
- the LOC120913461 gene encoding oocyte zinc finger protein XlCOF7.1-like isoform X2: MEDKTQRMIVEMANKILRLLTREAFVKCEDGSVSFSEDEWEYPEGHGEQSKNSRDASTIDHLQLSTEKSYPINLCIKEEPEEEPHHVSDGTSALPSSEFTSRSPERKPLSTVNVHLPFMETQTTSGYGFIPSCDIKPEAGGESSDDTIDSVDAESPEFPHSSNEEQVYSGIEYIEEEPEESKDSYASVSGDRSSPGCMYKDEDYLPLNTNYTRARKHKSKSGTMSPPCEVCGKVFGSKSSLERHLQIHTGQRPFPCNECGKRFSCRNHLNTHKRSHSGERPFSCNQCGRRFINHQHLVLHQVVHTGEKPYSCPVCGKGFTRQSSVVKHSGMHAEQKPFVCNECGKSYCQYASLVVHQRQHSGEKPFVCKYCDKAFTCKATMLKHQKAHTGEKPFPCPQCDRCFIDNATLSKHKRKVHNNEPNQSGRLGLESV, encoded by the exons GCGTTTGTAAAGTGTGAGGATGGTTCTGTCTCTTTCTCTGAGGATGAATGGGAATACCCAGAAGGACATGGAGAGCAATCAAAGAACAGCCGGGACGCTTCTACCATTG ACCATTTGCAGCTCAGTACAGAAAAAAGTTACCCCATCAATCTCTGCATTAAGGAGGAGCCGGAAGAAGAACCTCATCATGTCTCTG ATGGGACATCGGCCCTTCCTTCTTCAGAGTTCACTTCTAGAAGCCCGGAAAGAAAACCTCTATCTACTGTAAATGTTCacctaccttttatggaaacccaaACTACATCTGGATACGGCTTTATTCCCTCATGTGATATTAAACCTGAAGCTGGTGGAGAGTCTTCAGATGACACCATTGACAGTGTGGATGCAG AATCTCCCGAGTTCCCTCATTCTTCTAATGAGGAACAAGTTTACAGTGGTATTGAATACATAGAGGAGGAGCCAGAGGAAAGCAAAGATTCATATGCCTCGGTATCTGGAGACAGGAGCAGTCCAG GTTGTATGTACAAAGACGAGGACTATTTACCACTGAATACCAACTATACAAGGGCCAGGAAACACAAGTCAAAATCAGGAACGATGTCTCCTCCATGTGAAGTGTGTGGGAAAGTATTTGGCAGCAAATCATCTCTTGAGAGACACCTGCAGATACATACTGGACAGCGGCCATTTCCCTGCAATGAGTGCGGCAAAAGATTCTCCTGTAGGAACCACTTGAACACTCACAAGAGAAGTCATTCTGGAGAGCGACCCTTTTCCTGTAACCAGTGTGGCCGAAGGTTTATCAATCACCAGCACCTCGTCCTCCATCAGGTGGTCCACACTGGTGAAAAGCCATACTCCTGTCCTGTGTGTGGGAAAGGCTTCACTCGGCAATCCAGCGTGGTCAAGCATTCTGGGATGCATGCAGAACAGAAGCCATTTGTGTGCAACGAGTGCGGAAAGAGTTACTGCCAATACGCCAGTCTGGTTGTCCACCAGCGGCAGCACTCCGGGGAGAAACCATTTGTCTGCAAGTACTGTGACAAAGCCTTTACATGTAAAGCCACCATGTTGAAGCACCAAAAggctcacacgggggaaaagccctTCCCGTGTCCTCAGTGTGACAGGTGCTTTATTGACAATGCCACCCTTTCTAAACACAAGCGTAAAGTACATAACAATGAGCCCAACCAGTCTGGCAGGCTAGGGTTGGAATCTGTTTGA